The following are from one region of the Vicugna pacos chromosome 9, VicPac4, whole genome shotgun sequence genome:
- the SBK3 gene encoding uncharacterized serine/threonine-protein kinase SBK3, giving the protein MALQRLVELTATRVTPVRNLRVQYRLIRKLGSGSYGRVLLARHRQGGPAVALKLLPRDSVLRTTFLREFCVGRCVSSHPGLLQTLPGPLETPRHFAFAQEYAPCGDLSGMLQERALPELLVKRVGAQLAGALDFLHGRGLVHADVKPDNVLVFDPVCSRVALGDLGLTRPEGSPTPAPPGPLPSAPPELCLLLPPDTLPLRPAVDSWGLGVLLFCAATACFPWDVALAPDPEFEAFAGWMTTKPQPPQPPPPWDQFAPPALALLQGLLDLDPETRSPPLTVLDFLGDDWGLKGNKERARGLGRMSSEDAEEEEERGASLEEWSEEEDGDKNGGRMGTDGGEP; this is encoded by the exons ATGGCCCTCCAACGGCTCGTGGAGCTGACGGCCACCAGGGTGACTCCAGTGAGGAATCTGCGTGTCCAGTATCGCCTCATCCGAAAACTCGGCTCCGGCTCCTATGGCCGCGTGCTCCTTGCCCGGCATCGCCAAGGGG GTCCGGCTGTAGCTCTGAAGCTCCTACCTCGGGACTCGGTCCTGAGAACCACCTTCCTGAGAGAGTTCTGCGTAGGCCGCTGTGTGTCATCTCATCCAGGCCTGCTCCAGACCCTGCCGGGCCCCCTGGAGACACCCCGACACTTTGCCTTCGCCCAGGAGTATGCGCCCTGTGGGGATCTCAGCGGGATGCTGCAGGAACGG GCCCTCCCAGAACTGCTGGTAAAGCGGGTGGGGGCCCAGCTAGCTGGAGCCCTGGACTTCCTCCATGGCCGGGGGCTGGTCCACGCGGACGTCAAGCCAGACAACGTGCTGGTCTTTGACCCGGTCTGCAGCCGTGTGGCCCTGGGTGACCTGGGTCTGACCCGGCCTGAGGGCAGTCCAACCCCTGCCCCCCCAGGGCCACTGCCCTCCGCCCCACCTGAGCTCTGCCTCCTGCTGCCACCTGACACCCTGCCCCTGCGACCAGCAGTGGACTCCTGGGGCCTGGGGGTGCTTCTCTTCTGCGCTGCCACTGCCTGCTTCCCATGGGATGTGGCACTGGCCCCTGACCCTGAGTTCGAGGCCTTTGCTGGCTGGATGACCACCAAGCCCCAGCCACCTCAACCACCACCCCCTTGGGACCAGTTTGCGCCCCCAGCTCTGGCACTGCTCCAGGGGCTTCTGGACCTGGATCCTGAGACTAGAAGTCCCCCACTGACTGTCCTGGATTTCCTGGGGGATGACTGGGGGTTAAAGGGGAACAAAGAGAGAGctaggggcttggggaggatgtcCAGTGAGGATgcggaggaggaagaagagaggggagCAAGCCTGGAAGAGTGGTCAGAGGAGGAGGATGGCGACAAAAATGGTGGGAGGATGGGGACAGATGGGGGAGAGCCCTGA
- the SBK2 gene encoding serine/threonine-protein kinase SBK2 gives MPGKHSNEEQLVMGAAENRADEDLGGLTAEELRQGQKAALVLEDTMALSAQTLVQAEVDELYQQVRPLGQGRFGQVLLVTHRQKGTTLALKQLPKASTSLRGFLYEFCVGLSLGPHPAIVAAYGIGVESANSYSFLTEPVLHGDLIAFIQPKVGLPQPAAQRCAVQLASALEHIHSLGLVYRDLKPENVLVCDPACQRVKLTDFGHTRPRGTLLRLAGPPIPYTAPELCGPPPLPEGLPIQPALDAWALGVLLFCLLTGYFPWDQPLAEADPFYEDFVIWQASGQPQDRPQPWFGLTPVADTLLWGLLDPHPRRRSPVSSVRGYLGQPWRQREGETEEVYEGDTE, from the exons ATGCCTGGCAAACATTCAAATGAGGAACAGTTGGTGATGGGGGCTGCAGAGAACAGAGCTGATGAGGACCTGGGGGGCCTCACGGCAGAGGAGCTGCGTCAGGGCCAGAAGGCGGCCCTGGTGCTGGAGGACACGATGGCCCTGAGCGCCCAGACCCTGGTCCAAGCCGAGGTGGATGAGCTCTACCAGCAAGTGCGTCCCTTGGGCCAGGGCCGCTTCGGCCAGGTCCTGCTGGTCACTCACCGTCAGAAAG GCACAACCCTGGCCCTGAAGCAGCTCCCCAAGGCCTCCACTTCCCTGCGTGGCTTCCTGTACGAGTTCTGTGTGGGCCTCTCCCTGGGCCCCCATCCGGCCATCGTGGCAGCCTACGGCATTGGCGTCGAGTCGGCCAACTCCTACAGCTTCCTGACCGAGCCTGTCCTGCACGGGGACCTCATCGCTTTCATCCAGCCCAAG GTGGGCCTCCCGCAGCCCGCGGCCCAGCGCTGCGCGGTCCAGCTGGCCTCGGCCCTGGAGCACATCCACTCCCTCGGCCTGGTGTACCGGGACCTCAAGCCGGAGAACGTGCTGGTGTGCGACCCGGCCTGCCAGCGGGTCAAGCTGACCGACTTCGGCCACACGCGGCCCCGCGGGACCCTGCTCCGCCTGGCCGGACCGCCCATCCCCTACACGGCGCCCGAGCTCTGCGGCCCCCCGCCCCTCCCGGAGGGCCTGCCCATCCAGCCTGCCCTGGACGCGTGGGCACTAGGGGTCCTGCTGTTCTGCCTCCTCACTGGCTACTTCCCCTGGGACCAGCCCCTGGCCGAGGCTGACCCCTTCTATGAGGACTTTGTCATCTGGCAGGCCTCGGGCCAACCCCAGGACCGTCCCCAGCCCTGGTTTGGCCTGACGCCCGTGGCAGACACTCTCCTGTGGGGGCTGCTGGACCCACACCCCCGAAGGAGGAGCCCCGTGAGCTCTGTCCGGGGCTACCTGGGGCAACCCTGGAGGCAGCGGGAGGGGGAAACCGAGGAGGTGTACGAGGGAGACACAGAATGA